Proteins from a single region of Catenulispora acidiphila DSM 44928:
- a CDS encoding ABC transporter ATP-binding protein: MSRFDLREVCVERAGHRIIDHVTATIAPGRCTALVGPSGAGKTTLLRLFNRLDDPDSGTVLLDGAALETLDVLALRRRVGLVGQRPVLVTASVREELRVGAPQLTDDEALELLKRVGLAPEFHDRPTEGLSGGEGQRVCLARTLAVGPDVLLLDEPTSALDPEAAAAVEDTLCGLLGGGLTAILVSHSAAQVRRMADDALVLRKGRLVESGPVAGVRYVSAGGAD, from the coding sequence GTGAGCCGCTTCGACCTGCGCGAGGTGTGCGTCGAACGCGCCGGACACCGCATCATCGACCACGTCACCGCGACCATCGCCCCCGGCCGCTGCACCGCCCTTGTGGGCCCGAGCGGCGCGGGCAAGACGACTCTCCTGCGCCTGTTCAACCGCCTCGACGACCCCGACAGCGGCACCGTCCTGCTCGACGGCGCGGCACTGGAGACCCTGGACGTCCTCGCGCTGCGCCGACGGGTCGGCCTGGTCGGGCAGCGGCCCGTGCTGGTGACGGCATCGGTGCGAGAGGAGCTGCGCGTCGGGGCGCCGCAGCTGACGGATGACGAGGCGCTCGAGCTGCTGAAGCGGGTAGGACTCGCACCGGAGTTCCACGACCGGCCGACCGAAGGCCTGTCCGGCGGCGAAGGACAGCGCGTTTGCCTGGCCCGCACGCTGGCGGTCGGACCGGACGTCCTGCTGCTCGACGAGCCGACATCCGCACTGGACCCAGAGGCCGCGGCAGCGGTGGAGGACACCCTGTGCGGCCTGCTCGGCGGCGGCCTCACCGCGATCTTGGTGAGCCACAGCGCCGCGCAGGTGCGGCGCATGGCCGACGACGCGCTGGTGCTGCGGAAGGGGCGGCTGGTGGAGAGCGGGCCGGTTGCGGGGGTCAGGTATGTGAGTGCGGGTGGGGCGGATTGA